The Aerococcaceae bacterium DSM 111021 genome includes a region encoding these proteins:
- a CDS encoding S8 family serine peptidase, which yields MEQSLDFHKKELWTPIADENEPPSFTRVGPDINNMLKPEVVHYGGNMILRESGGHITENTGGKLPLLSNLPMERLFTYDVGSSFSALMVTNILGKIANKYPNGSANLLKNLLLPLLDYLKLKMLKGLIPIRRSCTLAHQVTVYHTIRIL from the coding sequence ATGGAGCAATCACTAGACTTTCATAAAAAAGAATTATGGACACCGATAGCTGATGAAAATGAGCCACCTTCTTTTACACGAGTTGGTCCGGATATTAATAATATGTTAAAACCAGAAGTTGTTCACTATGGTGGTAACATGATATTGCGAGAAAGCGGTGGACACATTACAGAAAATACGGGTGGTAAGCTACCTTTATTGTCAAACTTACCAATGGAAAGATTATTTACATACGATGTGGGTTCTAGTTTTTCAGCACTTATGGTTACAAATATACTTGGGAAAATTGCAAATAAATATCCAAATGGATCTGCTAATTTGTTGAAAAACCTATTGTTACCACTACTAGATTATCTGAAATTAAAAATGTTAAAGGGACTAATACCGATAAGAAGAAGTTGCACTTTAGCACATCAGGTTACGGTTTACCACACTATAAGAATACTATAG
- a CDS encoding CadD family cadmium resistance transporter has product MEIIISSMLVFISTSIDYLVVLTILFSTMNTGKQRSIYIGQYIGTGLLVGFSLIAAYFLNFIPQDWVIGLLGLLPLILGIRAIFIDEDVDEKDLEEKMSHRQSEVASVVALTIALGGDNLGIYIPYFTGMSFQEVIVVILVFIIGIFILCYLSKRLASVPMIGEVVERYEKVIVPVVFIGLGIFILLENGTIQHLWSLIA; this is encoded by the coding sequence ATGGAAATAATTATATCTTCAATGTTAGTTTTTATCTCTACGTCCATCGATTATTTGGTTGTTTTAACGATTCTTTTCTCTACCATGAATACTGGTAAACAACGATCAATTTATATTGGCCAATATATTGGAACGGGGTTGCTCGTTGGCTTTAGTCTCATTGCAGCGTACTTCCTGAACTTTATTCCACAAGATTGGGTGATCGGGTTACTTGGTTTACTTCCTTTGATTCTAGGGATTCGGGCTATCTTCATCGATGAAGATGTAGATGAAAAGGACTTGGAAGAAAAGATGTCGCATAGACAGTCAGAAGTTGCGAGTGTGGTTGCTCTGACCATTGCCCTTGGCGGAGATAATTTGGGAATTTATATTCCTTACTTTACTGGTATGTCCTTCCAGGAAGTCATTGTTGTGATCCTTGTTTTTATCATTGGGATTTTTATCTTATGTTATTTATCCAAACGACTGGCTTCGGTTCCTATGATTGGTGAAGTAGTTGAGCGTTACGAAAAAGTCATCGTACCAGTCGTTTTCATCGGCTTGGGTATTTTTATTCTGTTAGAGAATGGTACGATTCAACATCTTTGGTCACTGATTGCATAG